One Mercurialis annua linkage group LG3, ddMerAnnu1.2, whole genome shotgun sequence DNA window includes the following coding sequences:
- the LOC126672466 gene encoding uncharacterized protein LOC126672466 encodes MTMASNAYKTQIGTSDRTVAELLIAGFSGQLKGWWDYYLTKIQQLDILNVVQVSDEGGHVPNELGNPIQDAVSTLIFVIPLHFIGDSTHLKDKNADLLSNLRCKKLSDFQCRGTKSVSKRFRDFRPRSKDKNHDTHHKKHYYKKPYRKSFRKQYDKPKTNKANLKDITCYKCGKKGHISKYCRVSRKIQELHLEGEVLDRIEVLLAYSSDSETEMSSEDQNPQLDELVTTSSSISDSNSDDDYESKHVNVLIKEQILILDVIQHISNPQKQKKCLDQLKKSLEEEPKTVETNIPSTSTGLYDLTTILD; translated from the exons ATGACTATGGCATCCAATGCTTATAAAACCCAAATAGGAACCTCCGATAGGACTGTAGCTGAACTCCTTATAGCAGGATTTTCAGGACAACTCAAAGGATGGTGGGATTATTATCTTACAAAGATCCAGCAATTAGATATTCTAAATGTTGTTCAGGTAAGTGATGAAGGAGGACATGTTCCAAATGAACTAGGAAATCCTATTCAAGATGCTGTGTCAACTCTTATATTTGTTATACCATTACACTTTATAGGAGATTCCACACATCTTAAAGATAAAAACGCAGACCTTTTGTCAAATCTTAGATGTAAAAAACTTAGTGATTTCCAATG CAGAGGAACAAAAAGTGTGTCTAAAAGATTTAGAGATTTTCGTCCTAGATCCAAAGATAAAAACCATGATACTCATCATAAAAAACATTATTACAAAAAACCTTACAGAAAATCTTTCAGAAAACAATATGATAAGCCTAAAACAAATAAAGCCAACTTAAAAGATATTACTTGTTACAAATGTGGTAAGAAAGGCCATATATCTAAATATTGCAGAGTATCTAGGAAAATCCAGGAACTTCATTTAGAAGGTGAAGTCCTAGATCGAATAGAAGTCTTGTTAGCATATTCTTCTGACTCTGAAACTGAAATGTCTTCAGAAGATCAAAATCCTCAATTGGACGAACTAGTTACTACTTCTTCGTCTATTTCTGATTCTAActctgatgatgattatgaatcAAAGCATGTCAATGTTCTTATAAAGGAACAAATTTTGATCTTAGATGTAATCCAGCATATTAGTAATCCTCAAAAGCAGAAAAAATGTCTAGATCAGCTCAAAAAATCCTTAGAAGAAGAACCTAAAACTGTAGAAACAAATATCCCTTCTACTAGTACAGGATTGTATGATCTTACAACTATTCTTGATTGA